A stretch of the Acyrthosiphon pisum isolate AL4f chromosome A2, pea_aphid_22Mar2018_4r6ur, whole genome shotgun sequence genome encodes the following:
- the LOC103309622 gene encoding uncharacterized protein LOC103309622, with protein sequence MEHTSKVKRDFWTICNKIREVVNFIKFNFWEYYSIYDVKSTGFVTVIIFKNALSGPLKSIIKLNDEEIQFLVSYFENSNGQVPYGQFCEIIHHDLPKINEDELNWVKQNNVQSISTDVSIRDKSKENGARSYVNKNVTHPLLTNKAHIKDNVLIIMRKLQNYVFANRIDIGQFFKTFDPHGKGHVTVTQFRRCLDMIGVSSLRIMYYPEAELSVLLLMYKDKECPERIKWKQFEDEINTVFMETRPRL encoded by the exons atggag cacACATCTAAAGTTAAACGAGATTTTTGGACAATTTGTAACAAAATTCGAGAAGTagtgaatttcataaaatttaatttttgggaatattattcaatatacgaTGTAAAAAGCACTGGATTTGTAACAG TTATCATATTCAAAAATGCATTGTCTGGACCATTAAAATCTATCATTAAGttaaatgatgaagaaatacaaTTTCTAGTCAgctattttgaaaattccaatGGACAAGTACCGTATGGacaattttgtgaaattatacaCCATGACCTACCCAAAATAAATGAAG ATGAATTGAACTgggtgaaacaaaataatgtacaatCAATCTCTACTgat GTAAGCATAAGAGACAAAAGTAAAGAAAATGGTGCAAGATCATacgttaataaaaatgttactcATCCACTATTAACAAATAAAGCACATATAAAggataatgtattaattataatgagaAAACTTCAGAATTATGTTTTTGCAAATCGAATAGATATTGgacaattttttaaa ACATTTGACCCTCATGGAAAAGGACATGTAACTGTAACACAATTTCGCAGGTGCCTAGACATGATCGGTGTTAGTTCATTACGCATAATGTACTATCCCGAGGCTGAATTATCTGTATTGTTACTGATGTATAAAGATAAAGAATGTCCAGAAAGAATTAAATGGAAACAATTCGAAGATGAAATAAATActg tatttatggAAACAAGGCCAAGACTATGA
- the LOC100164980 gene encoding ribosome maturation protein SBDS, whose translation MSKIFTPTNQIRLTNVAVVRMKKNGKRFEIACYKNKVVSWRNGIEKDIDEVLQTHSVFTNVSKGQVAKKEDLQKIFDTDNSTDICKHILEKGELQISDKERSAQLDASYKDIATIVADKCVNPETKRPYSVTMIEKAMKDVHYSVKPNRNSKQQALDVIRLIKTVLPLDRAMMRLKVESTSKDAKKLKEKFVALASSVESENWDSGEITLVLLIDPGNYRQIDELVRSDSKGTTQMEVLSLKEVVEGDTFLD comes from the exons ATGTCGAAAATATTTACCCCAACTAATCAAATTCGTCTTACTAATGTAGCTGTCGTTCGGATGAAAAAAAACGGTAAACGATTCGAAATAGCGTGCTATAAGAATAAAGTAGTTTCGTGGAGGAATGGCAT TGAAAAAGATATTGATGAGGTGTTACAAACACATTCGGTGTTCACTAACGTATCCAAAGGCCAAGTGGCCAAAAAAGAGGATTTACAAAAGATTTTCGACACAGATAACTCGACGGATATTTGCAAACATATATTAGAGAAAGGAGAGTTACAGATTTCTGATAAAGAAAGATCAGCTCAATTGGATGCGTCTTATAAAGATATTGCCACTATTGTTGcgg ataaatgtGTTAACCCTGAAACAAAGAGACCATATTCTGTAACTATGATAGAAAAAGCAATGAAAGATGTACATTATTCAGTAAAACCGAATCGAAACTCTAAACAACAA GCTCTTGATGTCATTCGTTTAATCAAGACTGTACTTCCGCTTGATAGAGCTATGATGAGGCTCAAAGTCGAATCAACGAGCAAAGATgcaaaaaaattgaaggaaaaATTTGTTGCTCTAGCATCGTCTGTAGAGTCTGAAAATTGGGACTCCGGAGAAATTACTTTG gtactacttaTTGATCCTGGAAATTATAGACAAATAGATGAACTAGTGAGATCAGATTCTAAAGGTACTACTCAAATGGAAGTTCTTAGTTTAAAAGAAGTTGTAGAAGGAGACACTTTTTTAGATTAA
- the LOC100568591 gene encoding D site-binding protein, translated as MDSLSFGQNNSRTNNCQSCSIQNNYCKNDKLHGYVCDCKIYGVQQMQLRRLKTDTPREKKDAKYYEKRKRNNMAAKKSREAKRRRDNEMGLKLFLLEKENMLLKFRLSTVSEELEIIKRTLVLYNTNQVIWTNNVLPPFQKN; from the exons ATGGATTCATTGAGTTTTGGTCAAAATAACTCGAGAACAAATAATTGTCAGTCATGCAGCATACAAAATAACTATTGCA aaaatgacaAATTACATGGCTATGTGtgtgattgtaaaatatatggtGTGCAACAGATGCAACTTCGACGTCTGAAGACAGATACACCCAGAGAAAAAAAAGACGCTAAATATTACGAAAAGAGAAAGAGGAACAACATGGCAGCTAAAAAGTCCAGAGAAGCCAAACGTAGAAGAGACAATGaa atgggattgaaattatttcttttagaaAAAGAAAACATGTTGTTAAAGTTCCGACTAAGTACAGTATCCGAAGAGCTTGAAATTATAAAGAGAAcgttagttttatataatacgaaTCAAGTTATTTGGACAAATAACGTCTTACCGccttttcaaaaaaactaa
- the LOC115034164 gene encoding uncharacterized protein LOC115034164 → MQTRCPSPKMKTTLLITIVNGLIALSRCSDQYNITQFDSPPMYYHAMGNLCITDSYWNLLTYVNLKNYDEQTRMIDKGIEHVTQECKKLYGTTAACEQFVVQASAIMKQIESNRLRVLSSVHKTAHDIKKRGLFNAVGRVANVLFGTCDESDAEKFYNQINEFNRFKLSTSHLMQSQTTIIRNTVNDINETMQSVMKQAEVVDDLITHERITEMQSNLILTINLLSIEVENLVDIVNYATLGHIHSSIMSPKTITQQMSDIKSKLPPNSEFPLEITTNSISDFFKIATVTVISVDDTLIFSIEIPVTNGMRFMIYEVIPLPMQLTQDQVIVIEAESAYLAVDKTQRNFISFGEHQLTECIVLKNAFVCPNEHPIDVNDQLQNCEQSLFNSPPSIPNNCNKKILFSKPTVWHRLAGENTWLFVVQNEAITIPCENDIKPIRVTLNNIGKISINPKCKIYTKNTILIPTRKFKSKVFIDFFPNIPLNIIPINFNNTGGVDRRHISTNKGIQYNFKNLARDAGDLKSLQEQITAELNNNNNQQRHTYTTTTVTIIVIIIILIIIVILYVLHRKLSTLKNKWKPGGTGSPNVLSSTACTNTEAEPIACIKTGARAKSLLPEII, encoded by the exons ATGCAGACTCGGTGCCCATCGCCCAAGATGAAGACAACGTTACT GATAACAATCGTCAACGGACTGATCGCCTTATCGAGATGCTCCGACCAATACAACATAACGCAGTTCGATAGCCCACCGATGTACTACCACGCTATGGGAAACCTATGCATAACGGACTCTTACTGGAACCTACTGACCTATGTAAATCTCAAAAATTACGACGAACAAACGCGGATGATCGACAAGGGAATAGAACATGTAACCCAGGAATGCAAAAAATTGTACGGGACGACAGCTGCCTGCGAGCAATTTGTAGTCCAGGCCAGTGctattatgaaacaaattgaAAGCAATCGTCTACGTGTTTTATCCTCAGTTCATAAAACTGCGCACGACATAAAAAAAAGAGGGTTATTTAACGCTGTCGGTAGAGTAGCTAATGTACTTTTCGGTACATGTGACGAGAGTGATGCTGAAAAGTTCTACAACCAAATAAATGAGTTCAACCGGTTCAAGCTGTCCACTTCTCATCTGATGCAATCCCAGACCACAATAATTAGAAATACGGTGAACGACATCAACGAGACAATGCAGAGTGTGATGAAACAAGCCGAAGTTGTCGACGATTTAATTACACATGAGCGGATAACAGAGATGCAATCAAACCTTATTCTCACAATCAACCTTCTTTCGATAGAGGTAGAAAATTTGGTAGACATTGTTAACTATGCAACGCTCGGACATATCCACAGTAGTATAATGAGTCCGAAAACCATCACACAACAAATGAGTGATATTAAAAGCAAATTACCGCCAAATTCCGAATTTCCGTTAGAAATAACTACCAATAGTATAtcagattttttcaaaatagctACGGTTACAGTGATAAGTGTGGATGAcacattaattttttctatCGAAATACCCGTCACAAATGGAATGAGATTTATGATCTACGAAGTCATACCGCTACCTATGCAGCTAACTCAGGATCAAGTTATTGTAATCGAAGCTGAATCAGCATACTTAGCAGTGGACAAAACGCAAAGGAATTTTATTTCATTCGGGGAACATCAGCTGACAGAATGTATAGTTCTGAAAAACGCCTTCGTTTGTCCAAACGAACACCCCATCGATGTCAATGACCAATTGCAAAATTGTGAGCAAAGTCTTTTCAATAGTCCACCTAGTATACCCAATAATTGCAACAAAAAAATTCTCTTTTCGAAACCCACAGTCTGGCACAGACTAGCAGGCGAAAATACATGGCTGTTCGTAGTTCAAAACGAAGCCATCACAATACCATGCGAAAACGATATAAAACCTATAAGAGTAACATTAAACAACATAGGGAAAATAAGTATCAACcccaaatgtaaaatatacacaaaaaataccATACTGATTCCCACgcgaaaatttaaatcaaaagttTTCATTGACTTTTTCCCTAATATTCCTCTAAATATAattccaattaattttaataataccggAGGCGTCGATAGACGACATATTTCAACTAATAAGGGCATTcagtataatttcaaaaatttagcTAGGGACGCGGGAGATTTAAAATCCTTACAGGAACAGATAACCGCCGagctaaataacaataataatcaacaaaggCACACTTACACCACGACAACGGTgactataattgtaataataataattctaattataatagttatattatatgtattgcatagaaaattaagtacattaaaaaataaatggaaacCCGGGGGCACCGGAAGTCCTAACGTCCTATCTTCAACAGCATGCACCAATACAGAGGCAGAGCCTATAGCTTGCATAAAAACAGGCGCAAGGGCGAAAAGTCTATTGcccgaaataatttaa